In Arsenophonus sp. aPb, one DNA window encodes the following:
- a CDS encoding stealth family protein, with the protein MSDNIKSSDIDFVLIWVDGNDPKWQQSRKKYDVENKLDTGNHISRYRDWDNLRFWFRGVELFAPWVRKIHFVTCGHYPAWLNKKCDKLNLVRHSDYIDNKYLPTFSANPIEINLHKIEGLAERFVFFNDDCFLLKNIETDYFFKNDLPKDQMIFNVITGNDIQELMPHFLINNNQIINKYNNKKFFIKRNLFKVFNYKYGLDIFRNFSLLMWPNYTSFTYPHLAQPFLKQTFIDVWQKEKLFLDSITSHKFRNAMDVTQYLFRDWQLVNGLFHPTKFKGKRKSLFLNSDKDVQEACDIIKNQKYYDICINDSVRLNNFNENKELIKLAFNKILPNKSVFEL; encoded by the coding sequence ATGAGTGATAATATTAAATCATCTGATATTGATTTTGTTTTAATTTGGGTGGATGGTAATGATCCTAAATGGCAACAAAGTCGTAAAAAGTATGATGTTGAAAATAAATTGGATACAGGTAATCATATTTCACGCTATAGGGATTGGGATAATCTTCGTTTTTGGTTTCGGGGAGTTGAGTTATTTGCGCCATGGGTTCGAAAAATTCATTTTGTTACTTGTGGACATTATCCTGCATGGCTAAATAAAAAGTGTGATAAATTAAATTTAGTTAGGCATTCCGATTATATTGATAATAAATATTTGCCTACCTTCAGTGCGAATCCAATAGAAATAAATTTACATAAAATTGAAGGCTTAGCTGAGAGATTTGTATTTTTTAATGATGATTGTTTTTTGTTAAAAAATATAGAAACTGATTATTTTTTTAAAAATGATTTACCTAAAGATCAAATGATTTTTAATGTTATTACCGGAAATGATATACAAGAATTAATGCCTCATTTTTTGATTAATAATAATCAAATTATTAATAAATATAATAATAAAAAATTTTTTATTAAAAGGAATTTATTTAAAGTATTCAATTATAAATACGGTTTGGATATATTTAGGAATTTTAGTTTATTAATGTGGCCTAATTATACTTCTTTTACTTATCCTCATTTAGCACAGCCTTTTTTAAAGCAGACGTTTATTGATGTTTGGCAAAAGGAAAAACTATTTTTGGATTCTATTACATCCCATAAATTTAGAAATGCCATGGATGTAACTCAATATTTATTCAGAGATTGGCAATTAGTTAATGGACTATTTCATCCAACTAAATTTAAGGGTAAAAGAAAATCTTTATTCCTTAACAGTGATAAGGATGTTCAAGAGGCATGTGATATAATAAAAAATCAAAAATATTATGATATATGCATTAATGATAGTGTTAGGTTAAATAATTTTAATGAAAATAAAGAATTAATTAAATTAGCTTTTAATAAAATTTTACCAAATAAGTCAGTATTTGAATTATGA
- a CDS encoding EpsG family protein — translation MIFSFFLYNSIVFLATFFAWLSERYKSKIFYIISFLIVFIPSAIRENIGGDYNGYVNYFNNIYSINYLEPVFTLLIKFIRLFSVNSQWLFAIVAFITYYLIWFLAAKFRKKYIIILSYLLILYLSSYSGIKLGLALTLCLLGLYYLCINCKIKYIIFMLLAVGTHYSTFVIFIISFFYKIRLTYVKLIFIFIGLIVIAFLPMADIILNSPLLKLTQYSNYINSRFNSSVTISLLGYMSLLLIPFIILVNYFLEKYFLIQKQAQDFNFTNLSIILLIGFVFSVILSGEMYIFTRFRDLFSIYLIFCIMYITNFNLIKIKLNMFTVNVSYIICALQLLVFERSIYFATYYITTGLRINPYQTFLTHYFN, via the coding sequence ATGATATTCTCTTTTTTTCTATATAATAGTATTGTTTTCTTAGCTACTTTTTTTGCTTGGCTGTCAGAAAGATATAAATCAAAAATTTTTTATATTATCTCTTTTTTGATTGTTTTTATTCCATCAGCAATAAGAGAAAACATTGGTGGAGATTATAATGGATATGTTAATTATTTTAATAATATCTATTCGATTAATTATTTGGAACCTGTATTTACTTTATTAATTAAATTTATAAGATTATTTAGCGTCAATAGCCAATGGTTATTTGCCATAGTTGCTTTTATTACATATTATTTAATTTGGTTTTTAGCTGCTAAATTCAGGAAAAAATATATTATCATATTATCTTATCTATTGATTTTATATTTAAGTAGTTATTCTGGAATAAAATTGGGTCTAGCTCTTACATTATGTTTATTAGGGTTATATTATTTATGTATTAATTGTAAAATAAAATATATTATTTTTATGTTATTAGCCGTAGGTACACATTATTCTACTTTTGTTATTTTTATTATTAGTTTTTTTTATAAAATTCGATTAACATATGTAAAACTGATATTTATTTTTATTGGGTTAATAGTAATAGCATTTTTACCAATGGCTGATATTATATTAAATTCACCATTACTTAAGTTAACTCAATATTCAAATTATATTAATTCTAGATTTAATAGTAGTGTCACTATTTCATTATTAGGGTATATGTCACTTTTGTTAATACCCTTTATTATATTAGTAAATTATTTTTTAGAAAAATATTTTTTAATCCAAAAACAAGCTCAAGATTTTAATTTTACCAATTTGTCAATAATACTGTTAATTGGTTTTGTTTTTTCTGTTATATTGTCTGGGGAAATGTATATTTTTACTCGATTTAGAGACTTGTTTTCTATATATTTAATATTTTGTATTATGTATATAACTAACTTTAATTTAATTAAAATAAAATTAAATATGTTTACAGTAAATGTCAGCTATATAATTTGTGCATTACAACTTTTAGTATTTGAACGTTCAATTTATTTTGCGACATACTATATTACTACTGGATTAAGAATAAACCCCTATCAGACTTTTTTAACTCATTATTTTAATTGA
- the cpxA gene encoding envelope stress sensor histidine kinase CpxA: MINSLTARIFAIFWFTLALVLMLVLMVPKLDSRQITPLLESEYRQGIMLEQHIEAELAGDPINDLMWWRRLSNAIQKWAPPGQHLIMVTSEGRVIGAMPNEMQVIRNFIGQSDNADHPKKKKYGRIEMLGPFSIRDGEDHYQLYLVRPASSPQSDFISLLFDRPFLLLVATMLISAPLLLWLAWSLAKPARKLKMAADDVANGNLRQHPELESGPQEFLAVGNSFNQMISALEGMVSAQQRMISDISHELRTPLTRLQLATALLRRRHGESKELERIETETLRLDGMINDLLVLSHSQHKNEILRQNIKVTDLWNDILDNATFEAEQMNKTLNVTAPPGSWTIYCNPPALGSALENIVRNALRYSHNRIEVAFKEENQGILITVDDDGPGVSKEDREKIFRPFYRTDEARDRQSGGTGLGLAIVETAVFHHKGWVKASDSPLGGLQLRIWLPLHGR, encoded by the coding sequence ATGATAAATAGTTTAACAGCCAGGATATTTGCCATTTTTTGGTTTACGCTGGCTTTAGTATTGATGTTGGTGTTGATGGTACCTAAGCTTGATTCAAGGCAAATCACACCGCTGCTGGAGAGTGAATACCGTCAAGGTATTATGTTAGAACAGCATATAGAAGCTGAGTTAGCTGGCGACCCGATTAATGATCTTATGTGGTGGCGCCGGCTCTCTAACGCCATTCAAAAGTGGGCTCCTCCAGGTCAGCATCTTATTATGGTGACTAGTGAAGGGCGGGTTATTGGTGCTATGCCTAATGAAATGCAGGTAATTCGTAATTTTATTGGGCAATCAGATAATGCAGATCATCCGAAAAAGAAAAAATATGGTCGGATAGAGATGTTAGGGCCCTTTTCAATTCGTGATGGGGAAGATCATTATCAACTTTATTTGGTTCGACCTGCTAGTAGTCCCCAGTCTGATTTTATAAGTTTACTTTTTGATAGACCATTTTTGTTACTAGTTGCCACGATGTTGATTAGTGCTCCCTTATTGTTATGGTTAGCGTGGAGTTTGGCAAAACCGGCTAGAAAATTGAAAATGGCCGCAGATGATGTTGCTAATGGCAATTTACGTCAACACCCTGAATTGGAGTCTGGGCCCCAGGAGTTTTTGGCGGTAGGAAACAGTTTTAATCAGATGATTAGTGCGTTAGAAGGAATGGTTAGTGCGCAACAGCGTATGATTTCTGATATTTCCCATGAGTTACGCACCCCATTAACACGCCTACAATTAGCGACCGCATTACTACGTCGCCGACATGGCGAGAGTAAAGAGTTAGAACGGATTGAAACTGAAACGTTGCGTCTTGATGGTATGATTAATGATTTGTTGGTACTGTCACATAGTCAGCATAAGAATGAAATATTGAGGCAAAATATAAAAGTTACCGATCTTTGGAATGATATTTTGGATAATGCCACTTTTGAAGCCGAACAAATGAACAAAACACTGAATGTTACGGCTCCGCCTGGTTCTTGGACGATTTATTGTAACCCTCCTGCCTTGGGTAGCGCATTAGAGAATATTGTTCGCAATGCCTTACGTTATTCCCATAACCGTATTGAAGTTGCATTTAAAGAAGAAAATCAAGGTATTTTGATTACAGTAGATGATGATGGTCCAGGAGTGTCAAAAGAAGATCGAGAAAAAATCTTTCGTCCATTCTATCGAACTGATGAAGCGCGAGATAGGCAATCTGGCGGGACTGGTTTAGGGCTAGCGATTGTCGAAACAGCGGTTTTTCACCATAAAGGGTGGGTAAAGGCCTCGGATAGCCCATTAGGTGGGTTACAATTAAGGATTTGGTTACCATTGCATGGGCGTTAA
- a CDS encoding FdtA/QdtA family cupin domain-containing protein, whose product MNLVQYINFPPLGDDRGSLVALEENKTIPFNIKRVYYIFGTQLGVSRGFHAHKNLKQVAVCVTGKCRMTLDNGRDRIDIVLDSPTKGLLIENNIWREMHDFSPDCVLLVLASEHYDEADYIRNYDDFLSLVLS is encoded by the coding sequence ATGAATTTAGTGCAATATATCAATTTCCCTCCCTTAGGTGATGATAGAGGCTCACTTGTTGCATTAGAAGAAAATAAAACAATCCCTTTTAATATAAAAAGAGTTTATTATATTTTTGGCACCCAGTTAGGGGTATCTCGTGGTTTTCATGCTCATAAAAATTTAAAACAAGTGGCTGTATGCGTCACTGGCAAGTGTCGAATGACTTTGGATAATGGAAGAGATCGAATAGATATTGTTTTAGATTCACCAACCAAAGGTCTTTTAATTGAAAATAATATTTGGCGTGAAATGCACGATTTTAGCCCTGATTGTGTACTATTAGTGTTAGCAAGTGAACATTATGATGAGGCAGATTATATCCGAAATTATGATGATTTTTTATCCTTAGTATTATCTTAA
- a CDS encoding O-antigen translocase gives MLSGLVINKAVSVYIGPTGLAVIGQFQNFSQIALILSQGAINSGVVKYTAEYREEEKKLSILFSTALKISLFSSLTVGILLIIFSSYWAVQVLSNIDYAFVFILFGITIVLFVVNNLFLSILNGLKKIKYYIKINIIQSIYSLIFTSLFIVLLGLKGALIALVTNQSIIFFISLFLINKYKLINWHFFTQNIDKGMVKRLIAFSIMAITSAILVPSSQFIVRNYISSTQGLEQAGYWQGVWYVSTTYLLIITTTLSVYYLPRLSEIKNYIELKREILQGYKILLPLTIFLGVIIYCLRDLIIFVLFTSNFEPMKPLFTWQIIGDGFKIASWLLAYIMLAKAMTVIYLITEIIFSLGFVFLSIILVDNFHTIGVTYAYCLNYIIYFIVILIIITIKSKSSGIL, from the coding sequence ATGTTATCAGGTTTAGTAATAAATAAGGCTGTATCAGTATATATAGGTCCTACTGGACTAGCAGTTATTGGACAATTTCAAAATTTTAGTCAGATAGCATTAATTTTATCGCAAGGAGCTATAAACAGTGGTGTAGTAAAATATACGGCCGAATACAGAGAAGAAGAAAAAAAATTATCAATATTGTTTAGTACAGCGTTAAAGATTAGTTTGTTTTCCTCATTAACAGTTGGCATATTATTAATAATATTTTCTTCCTATTGGGCAGTTCAGGTACTATCAAATATAGATTATGCATTTGTTTTTATTTTATTTGGTATAACAATAGTTCTATTTGTCGTTAATAATTTGTTTTTATCTATATTAAATGGATTAAAAAAAATAAAATATTATATAAAAATAAATATAATACAAAGTATTTATTCTTTGATTTTTACCAGTTTGTTTATTGTGTTATTAGGATTAAAAGGCGCACTGATTGCACTTGTTACTAATCAGTCTATTATATTTTTCATATCATTGTTTTTAATAAATAAATATAAATTGATAAACTGGCATTTTTTTACTCAAAACATTGATAAAGGGATGGTTAAGCGGTTAATTGCTTTTTCAATAATGGCAATTACTTCTGCAATCTTGGTACCATCATCACAATTTATTGTCCGTAATTATATTAGTTCAACACAGGGACTGGAACAGGCTGGGTATTGGCAAGGTGTTTGGTATGTATCAACAACATATCTATTAATAATCACGACTACTTTAAGTGTTTATTACTTACCTAGATTGTCAGAAATAAAAAATTATATAGAATTAAAAAGAGAAATATTACAGGGCTATAAGATATTGTTGCCATTAACCATTTTTTTGGGAGTTATAATTTATTGTTTAAGAGATCTTATAATATTTGTTTTATTTACAAGTAACTTTGAACCAATGAAGCCTTTATTTACCTGGCAAATTATTGGTGATGGTTTTAAAATAGCCTCATGGTTATTAGCTTATATAATGTTAGCAAAGGCTATGACTGTTATTTATCTAATAACAGAAATTATTTTTTCTCTTGGATTTGTTTTTTTATCAATAATATTGGTAGATAATTTTCATACTATAGGTGTTACTTATGCCTATTGTCTTAATTATATTATTTATTTTATTGTGATATTGATAATAATAACTATAAAATCCAAAAGTAGTGGAATTTTATGA
- a CDS encoding response regulator transcription factor, whose translation MKKIEVVVLDDHSIILSGIEKELESTHVSVLNSYTNSHDLKKYLAANTPDIIVMDYALSPEDLDGLTLIKDLHKRYNKLKILVISAYSDLAIIGQIFRCGAKGFISKKNAKKQQLINAVDAIYKGKYYFNQVFDSLKKLEFHYESITDNSPNSILSNVSVSDLSKKELEVIRCFLDGLTVSMIAQKYNRSIKTISGQKQTALRKLGLTADHQLFIIKDEILKNEKI comes from the coding sequence ATGAAAAAAATAGAAGTAGTTGTACTTGATGATCATTCTATAATTTTATCAGGCATAGAAAAAGAACTGGAATCAACTCATGTTTCAGTATTAAATAGTTACACAAACTCTCATGACTTAAAAAAATATTTAGCTGCCAATACACCTGATATAATAGTCATGGATTATGCCTTATCACCTGAAGATTTAGATGGACTTACCCTGATAAAGGATCTCCATAAAAGATATAACAAATTAAAAATATTAGTTATATCTGCCTATTCAGATCTTGCCATAATAGGACAAATTTTCAGATGTGGCGCAAAAGGTTTTATAAGTAAAAAAAATGCTAAAAAGCAACAGCTAATAAATGCAGTAGATGCGATATATAAAGGAAAATATTATTTTAATCAGGTATTTGACAGTTTAAAAAAACTTGAGTTTCACTATGAAAGTATCACTGATAATTCACCAAACTCTATATTATCAAATGTCTCCGTTTCTGATTTATCTAAAAAAGAGTTAGAAGTAATTCGCTGTTTTCTCGATGGTTTAACTGTTTCAATGATTGCCCAAAAATATAATCGCAGTATAAAAACAATAAGTGGACAAAAACAAACCGCACTTAGAAAATTAGGTTTAACTGCCGATCATCAATTATTTATTATAAAAGACGAAATATTGAAAAATGAAAAAATTTAA
- the cpxR gene encoding envelope stress response regulator transcription factor CpxR has protein sequence MHKILLVDDDRELTSLLKELLEMEGFSVIIAYDGEQALTLLDSTIDLLLLDIMMPKKNGIDTLKEIRRQYQIPVIMLTARGSDLDRVLGLELGADDYLPKPFNDRELVARIRALLRRSNWSEQSQDNLNSSICQVDGLQLNPGRQEASFNGKVLDLTGTEFTLLYLLAQHLGQVVSREHLSQEVLGKRLTPFDRAIDMHISNLRRKLPERTDGLPWFKTLRGRGYLMVSAT, from the coding sequence ATGCATAAAATCTTACTTGTTGATGATGACCGCGAACTGACTTCGCTGTTAAAAGAATTACTTGAAATGGAGGGCTTTAGTGTGATTATCGCCTATGATGGCGAACAAGCATTAACGCTTCTCGATTCAACAATTGATCTACTATTACTTGATATCATGATGCCCAAGAAAAATGGTATTGATACATTAAAAGAGATACGTCGACAATATCAAATTCCGGTGATTATGTTAACCGCTCGCGGCAGTGATTTGGATCGTGTTCTTGGTTTGGAATTAGGAGCAGATGATTATTTACCTAAACCATTTAATGATCGGGAATTAGTTGCACGTATACGAGCCTTACTAAGGCGCTCAAATTGGAGTGAGCAAAGTCAGGATAATCTTAATTCGTCAATCTGTCAGGTAGATGGTTTACAGTTGAATCCAGGACGGCAAGAAGCCAGTTTTAATGGAAAGGTTCTTGATCTCACTGGAACAGAGTTCACTTTACTCTATTTATTAGCACAACATCTTGGTCAAGTTGTTTCCCGAGAACATCTTAGCCAAGAGGTTTTAGGGAAACGTTTAACACCGTTTGATCGTGCTATTGATATGCATATCTCAAATTTGCGGCGTAAATTACCTGAAAGAACCGATGGTTTGCCTTGGTTTAAAACTCTACGTGGACGAGGATATTTGATGGTTTCAGCGACATGA
- a CDS encoding glycosyltransferase family 4 protein, translating to MKSVSFIIPALRNAGPVIVVKGIIEFIIANHKNMVINVFYLDRIEPELSFGVNCYHIEDKKNISKLFNSDIVHSHCLRPDLYVFKNRSKIKGKCLSTLHTDIYKEYKNNYNSIYGFILEWVWVKLILSKHDNIICLTDCMRRKYDKKIKEAELITINNGRNIDKNIGLNRLELSKEEKEKISFFKKNYKTIGSVSVLYKRKGLAQVIESLEKLSDYCFVIIGSGPEEENLKKLADKKGVSDRCLFLGSKKDGKLFYSLFDIAIFPALSEGFGLSLIEALYYCSCVCSDIDTFNELFNVDEVSFFQLGNITSLENAIRYADKNRDEFIKKAYSKYLSHYTADIMGNHYYKLYLRLMDS from the coding sequence ATGAAGTCAGTATCTTTTATTATTCCAGCATTGCGTAATGCTGGTCCAGTCATTGTTGTTAAAGGTATTATAGAATTTATCATTGCAAATCATAAAAATATGGTGATTAACGTGTTCTATTTAGATAGAATAGAACCTGAATTGTCATTTGGAGTGAACTGTTATCATATTGAAGATAAAAAGAATATTAGTAAACTTTTTAATAGTGATATAGTGCATTCACATTGTTTACGACCTGATTTATACGTTTTTAAGAATCGCAGTAAAATTAAAGGAAAATGTTTATCAACGCTGCACACTGATATATATAAAGAATATAAAAATAATTATAATAGTATATATGGATTTATTTTGGAATGGGTGTGGGTTAAATTAATTTTGTCAAAACATGATAATATAATCTGTTTGACTGATTGTATGCGAAGAAAGTACGATAAAAAGATAAAAGAAGCTGAGTTAATTACTATTAATAACGGCAGGAATATTGATAAAAATATAGGTTTAAATCGATTAGAATTATCAAAGGAAGAAAAAGAAAAAATATCTTTTTTTAAAAAAAATTATAAAACTATAGGTAGTGTTTCTGTATTATACAAGCGAAAAGGTTTGGCTCAAGTTATTGAATCTTTAGAAAAACTGTCTGATTACTGTTTTGTAATAATTGGTTCTGGCCCGGAAGAGGAAAATTTAAAAAAATTAGCTGATAAAAAAGGTGTTTCTGATAGATGTTTATTTTTAGGTTCTAAAAAAGATGGAAAATTATTTTATTCTTTATTTGATATAGCTATTTTTCCTGCTTTATCTGAAGGTTTTGGATTATCGTTGATTGAGGCACTATATTATTGTTCTTGCGTTTGTTCCGATATTGATACCTTTAATGAATTATTTAATGTAGATGAAGTTAGTTTTTTTCAGTTAGGTAATATTACTAGTTTAGAAAATGCAATACGATATGCAGATAAAAATAGAGATGAATTTATAAAAAAAGCATATAGTAAATATCTTTCACATTACACTGCGGATATAATGGGTAACCATTATTATAAATTATATCTCCGATTAATGGATTCGTAA
- a CDS encoding formyltransferase family protein, with amino-acid sequence MFIIAGKNNIAVHTLNLLKFKYNIKDIAVVVNKTDNGINDWQYSLKKRANELDIAILTLEEAEKRATVFLSLEFDKLVKIEKFKTKRLFNIHFSLLPKYKGMYTSVWPILNNDNSGVTLHFIDNGIDTGKIIDQIDFSIENNYTSKDVYLNYIDYAIQLIEKNLKNIIADNLDGYPQSVEYSSYYSNKSIDFSNKNINFYRTAWEIGRYIRAFSFRNYQLPVHNNVVYCNYEITYERSSALPGTMLENNQFTSKFSTIDYDIVLYKDKLELVFQLCQQGNLGELKKYIRNISSINDRNQQSWSLLMIAAYNGYYDIVAYLIEMGADVNATNYKGTTVLMYAKEYALRTGNKKLFDYLLMLGANDKKVDMYYKFLTDYLNNKERHFLYSNN; translated from the coding sequence ATGTTTATCATAGCTGGAAAAAATAATATCGCTGTACATACTTTGAATTTATTAAAATTTAAATACAATATTAAGGATATAGCTGTTGTTGTTAATAAGACAGATAATGGAATTAATGATTGGCAATATTCATTAAAAAAACGCGCTAATGAATTAGATATCGCAATATTGACTTTAGAAGAAGCGGAAAAAAGAGCAACAGTTTTTTTGTCACTTGAATTTGATAAGTTAGTAAAAATAGAAAAATTTAAAACGAAGCGTCTTTTCAATATACATTTTTCTTTATTACCTAAATATAAAGGAATGTATACTTCAGTTTGGCCAATTTTAAATAATGATAATAGCGGTGTTACATTACATTTCATTGATAATGGTATTGATACTGGGAAAATTATTGATCAAATAGATTTTTCAATTGAAAATAATTACACATCAAAAGATGTTTATTTAAATTATATTGACTATGCTATTCAATTAATAGAAAAAAATTTAAAAAATATTATTGCAGATAATCTTGATGGTTATCCACAATCAGTTGAATATTCTTCTTACTATTCAAATAAATCTATAGATTTTTCCAATAAAAATATAAATTTTTACCGTACGGCATGGGAAATAGGCAGGTATATTAGAGCCTTCTCTTTTAGAAATTATCAACTGCCAGTACACAATAATGTAGTGTATTGTAATTATGAAATTACTTATGAACGTTCATCGGCTTTACCAGGAACTATGCTTGAAAATAATCAGTTCACTTCAAAATTTTCTACGATTGATTATGATATTGTTCTATATAAAGACAAGTTAGAGCTGGTTTTTCAATTATGTCAACAAGGTAATTTAGGTGAATTAAAGAAATATATTCGTAATATATCAAGTATTAATGATAGGAATCAACAATCATGGAGTTTGTTAATGATTGCTGCCTATAATGGTTATTATGATATAGTTGCTTATTTAATAGAAATGGGTGCAGATGTCAATGCTACTAACTATAAAGGTACTACCGTATTAATGTATGCAAAAGAATATGCTTTAAGAACAGGCAATAAGAAATTATTCGATTATTTACTTATGCTAGGTGCCAATGATAAAAAAGTTGATATGTATTATAAATTTTTAACAGATTATTTAAATAACAAAGAAAGGCATTTTTTATATTCCAATAATTAA
- a CDS encoding Spy/CpxP family protein refolding chaperone yields MRHWAMITFTSSLFIVGSTSALAETADVNLAATQPAEQIQAVKHDSPISKRNITRDKLCNPYDIFVPLIKGITLSERQRQQMRDLMASQRQQSFKKKVSRQERETLHDLMTADIFDEVAFRATAEKLSQEIVEQQIEMARIYHQFYKLLTHDQKMILEKQHQKQLSRSKY; encoded by the coding sequence ATGCGTCACTGGGCAATGATAACTTTTACATCATCGCTATTTATTGTTGGCTCAACATCGGCTTTAGCCGAAACAGCAGATGTTAATTTAGCAGCAACACAACCCGCCGAACAAATACAGGCTGTAAAACATGATAGCCCTATTTCTAAGCGGAACATAACAAGAGACAAGCTATGTAATCCCTATGATATATTTGTTCCTTTAATAAAAGGTATTACATTAAGCGAGAGACAACGCCAGCAAATGCGTGACCTGATGGCTTCACAGCGGCAACAAAGTTTTAAAAAGAAAGTTTCACGACAAGAAAGAGAAACTTTACATGATTTAATGACAGCAGATATTTTTGATGAAGTCGCTTTTCGCGCAACAGCAGAAAAATTGTCACAAGAAATTGTTGAACAACAAATTGAGATGGCTCGTATTTATCATCAATTTTATAAATTATTAACACACGATCAAAAAATGATACTGGAGAAACAACATCAAAAACAGCTATCACGATCAAAGTATTGA
- a CDS encoding DegT/DnrJ/EryC1/StrS family aminotransferase, with the protein MDDNQLIHFLDLKKINETYENQLIEAAIKVIRSGWYIQGTAVNAFEKEFAQYCGTKFCIGVANGLDALTLTLRAWKELGKLKEGDEVIVPANTYIASILAITENRLIPILIEPNENSYNIEPTRVEQKITNKTRVILPVHLYGQCSDMLAIMDIAKRYDLLVLEDAAQAHGASIKGKKVGSWGHASGFSFYPGKNLGALGDAGAVTTDDEELAQVIRALANYGSHVKYENIYQGVNSRLDELQAAFLSVKLKYLDKETEYRRNIARNYLEKIKNPAIKLPTISSKEEQSHVWHLFVITCAEREKLKKYLLDNNIQTVMHYPIPPHKQLAYSQWNNLSLPITEQIHQQILSLPISPVITDEQVEKIISVCNNFSNK; encoded by the coding sequence ATGGATGATAATCAACTTATTCATTTTTTAGATCTAAAAAAAATAAATGAAACCTATGAGAATCAATTAATAGAGGCTGCAATTAAAGTTATTAGATCTGGATGGTATATACAAGGAACAGCAGTCAACGCTTTTGAAAAAGAATTTGCCCAATATTGTGGTACTAAATTTTGTATTGGTGTAGCTAATGGGTTAGATGCATTGACGCTAACACTGCGTGCATGGAAAGAGCTGGGTAAATTAAAAGAAGGTGATGAGGTTATTGTTCCTGCTAATACTTATATCGCTAGTATTCTTGCTATCACTGAAAATAGACTTATACCTATTCTTATTGAGCCTAATGAGAACAGTTATAATATTGAACCGACGAGAGTAGAACAAAAAATAACCAATAAAACTCGTGTAATTCTCCCGGTACACCTTTATGGCCAATGTTCTGATATGTTAGCCATCATGGATATTGCCAAACGCTATGATCTGCTGGTATTAGAAGATGCTGCTCAAGCTCATGGAGCTAGTATTAAAGGCAAAAAAGTTGGTAGTTGGGGTCATGCCAGTGGGTTTAGTTTTTATCCAGGAAAGAACCTGGGTGCATTGGGTGATGCGGGAGCGGTCACTACTGATGATGAAGAATTGGCGCAAGTTATTCGTGCATTAGCTAATTATGGCAGCCATGTTAAATATGAAAATATTTATCAAGGCGTAAATAGTCGATTAGATGAATTACAGGCTGCTTTTTTGTCAGTAAAGTTGAAGTATCTGGATAAAGAGACAGAGTATAGACGGAATATTGCCAGAAATTATTTGGAAAAAATTAAAAATCCCGCTATAAAACTTCCGACAATCAGTAGTAAAGAAGAGCAAAGTCATGTCTGGCACTTATTTGTGATAACTTGCGCAGAAAGAGAAAAATTAAAAAAATATTTATTAGATAATAATATTCAAACAGTGATGCATTATCCTATTCCACCGCATAAACAATTAGCTTATTCACAGTGGAATAATTTAAGTTTGCCAATTACAGAGCAGATCCATCAGCAAATTTTGAGCCTGCCGATTAGTCCTGTCATAACGGACGAGCAGGTTGAAAAAATAATATCTGTCTGTAACAATTTTTCAAATAAATAA